A stretch of the Paenibacillus dendritiformis genome encodes the following:
- the prfA gene encoding peptide chain release factor 1, with translation MLDRLQSLADRYDKLSELLCDPDVANDPKKLRDYSKEQSDLQPAYEAYMEYKNVISELDAAKAMLQEKLDDDMREMVKMEIEELEERKVKLEERIRVLLLPKDPNDDKNVIVEIRGAAGGDEAALFAADLYRMYTRYADAQGWRTELMEANISDLGGFKEVIFLVSGKGAYSKLKYESGAHRVQRIPATESGGRIHTSTSTVAVMPEIDEVEVEILDKDIRVDTFCSSGAGGQSVNTTKSAVRVTHIPTGIVATCQDGKSQNDNKVKALQVLRARIYDIKRQEEEAKYAGERKSKVGTGDRSERIRTYNFPQSRVTDHRIGLTLHKLDQVMNGDMEEIIQALTLTEQAELMERENHA, from the coding sequence ATGTTGGACCGTCTGCAATCTTTGGCGGATCGTTATGATAAATTGAGCGAGCTGCTGTGCGATCCGGATGTGGCGAACGATCCGAAAAAGCTGCGCGACTATTCGAAAGAACAGTCCGATTTGCAGCCTGCGTACGAAGCTTATATGGAATACAAAAACGTGATAAGCGAGCTGGATGCGGCCAAAGCCATGCTGCAGGAAAAGCTGGACGATGACATGCGCGAAATGGTGAAGATGGAAATCGAGGAACTGGAGGAGCGCAAGGTCAAGCTGGAGGAGCGCATCCGCGTGCTGCTGCTGCCGAAGGACCCGAACGACGATAAAAACGTCATCGTCGAGATTCGCGGAGCGGCCGGCGGCGACGAAGCGGCGCTGTTCGCGGCCGATCTGTACCGCATGTATACGCGCTACGCCGATGCCCAGGGCTGGCGCACGGAGCTGATGGAAGCGAATATCAGCGATCTGGGCGGATTCAAGGAAGTGATCTTCCTCGTCTCCGGCAAGGGCGCTTACAGCAAGCTGAAATACGAAAGCGGCGCGCATCGCGTGCAGCGCATTCCGGCGACGGAATCAGGCGGCCGCATTCACACTTCGACCTCGACCGTCGCCGTCATGCCGGAGATCGATGAAGTCGAAGTGGAGATTCTCGACAAGGACATTCGCGTCGATACGTTCTGTTCGTCCGGCGCCGGCGGGCAATCCGTCAATACAACCAAGTCGGCTGTGCGGGTGACCCACATTCCGACGGGCATCGTGGCGACCTGTCAGGACGGGAAGTCGCAGAACGACAACAAAGTGAAGGCCCTTCAAGTGCTGCGGGCCCGGATCTATGATATCAAGCGGCAGGAAGAGGAAGCGAAATACGCGGGCGAACGGAAAAGCAAGGTCGGAACCGGCGATCGCAGCGAGCGCATCCGCACGTACAATTTCCCGCAGAGCCGCGTGACGGATCACCGCATCGGCCTTACGCTGCACAAGCTGGATCAGGTGATGAACGGCGATATGGAGGAGATTATTCAAGCGCTGACGCTGACGGAACAGGCCGAGCTGATGGAGCGGGAGAATCACGCATGA
- the ychF gene encoding redox-regulated ATPase YchF → MALKAGIVGLPNVGKSTLFNAITQAGAESANYPFCTIDPNVGVVEVPDERLDRLTELVVPNKTVPTAFEFVDIAGLVRGASKGEGLGNKFLAHIREVDAIVHVVRCFEDENITHVDGKVNPVSDIQTINLELILADLESVEKRLERTKKNMKSGDKKFAQEAEVLERLKEVLYNDQPARSLELTDDEKLLVRDLHLLTMKPVLYAANVSEDGVAEADNNPYVQQVRDFAAQENAEVVPISAKVEAEIAELDGEDKEMFLQELGLEESGLNRLIKAAYRLLGLYTYFTAGVQEVRAWTIRKGMKAPQAAGVIHTDFERGFIRAEVVSYDDLIAAGSMNAVKEQGKLRLEGKEYVVQDGDIMHFRFNV, encoded by the coding sequence ATGGCTTTGAAAGCTGGTATCGTCGGACTGCCGAATGTCGGCAAATCGACGTTGTTCAATGCGATTACGCAAGCGGGGGCGGAATCCGCCAACTACCCGTTCTGCACGATCGATCCGAATGTCGGCGTGGTGGAGGTTCCCGATGAGCGTCTGGACAGATTGACCGAACTCGTCGTACCGAACAAGACGGTGCCGACGGCATTCGAATTCGTCGATATTGCCGGCCTTGTTCGCGGCGCGAGCAAGGGGGAAGGGCTCGGGAACAAGTTCCTCGCCCATATCCGGGAAGTCGACGCGATCGTTCACGTCGTCCGCTGCTTCGAGGATGAAAATATTACGCATGTGGACGGCAAAGTGAACCCGGTTAGCGATATCCAGACCATCAATCTCGAATTGATTCTGGCTGACCTGGAATCGGTCGAGAAGCGTCTTGAGCGGACGAAGAAGAACATGAAGAGCGGCGATAAGAAATTCGCCCAGGAGGCCGAAGTGCTCGAGCGCCTCAAAGAAGTGCTCTACAATGATCAGCCGGCCCGCAGCCTGGAGCTGACCGATGACGAGAAGCTGCTAGTGCGCGATCTGCATCTGCTGACGATGAAGCCGGTGCTGTATGCGGCGAACGTGAGCGAGGACGGCGTAGCGGAGGCGGACAACAATCCGTACGTGCAGCAGGTGCGCGACTTCGCGGCTCAGGAGAATGCGGAGGTCGTGCCGATCAGCGCCAAGGTCGAGGCGGAGATCGCGGAGCTGGACGGCGAGGACAAGGAGATGTTCCTGCAGGAGCTTGGACTTGAGGAATCCGGCCTGAACCGTCTTATCAAGGCGGCTTATCGTCTGCTTGGGCTGTATACGTACTTCACCGCGGGCGTGCAGGAAGTGCGCGCGTGGACGATCCGCAAGGGCATGAAGGCTCCGCAGGCGGCGGGCGTCATCCATACCGACTTCGAGCGAGGCTTCATTCGGGCGGAAGTGGTGTCTTATGACGATCTGATCGCCGCCGGGTCGATGAACGCCGTGAAGGAGCAGGGCAAGCTGCGGCTGGAAGGCAAGGAATACGTCGTGCAGGATGGAGACATCATGCACTTCCGGTTCAATGTATAG